A region from the Microbacterium lacus genome encodes:
- a CDS encoding C-glycoside deglycosidase beta subunit domain-containing protein, protein MLLERDLIQSVGFRNVREGGEITGFQFRVRMPSYRGMAASLIDGIGVSIPGIVDVAADVPLWTLQGQTHTLAELWESEDLRWPLEDAAVITVPLPGGLPDGIHEVSIDLRLRMSYIPTEHQPSRYQVTKHVTLSPEADGAPFKYGVSLYSFMGDYGTVLDLETAMAGIADIGATGIEILGEGHIPNYPNPSQEWVNDWFRLLEKYGLEPTNYGSWIDTRLHSSGPNGRDMTVEEGAQQLQRDLRLAKRLGFRFVRPKIGVVSSDLVPHPIWTEVVEQSLPLAEELDVIICPEIHSPTPIKHEVVDEYIEFITRTGTKHFGILIDTGIFQDRPIPLKPGELPGRRPAFLDGIGVDPADFAHVAEHVVFIQAKFHDIDETLEDQQIPWEPVLRAIRDAGYTGYLSSEYEGEREPWRSIEQVRRQHSLMRQVADKL, encoded by the coding sequence ATGCTGCTCGAACGTGACCTCATCCAATCTGTCGGTTTCCGTAACGTCCGGGAGGGCGGGGAGATCACGGGCTTCCAGTTCCGGGTGCGGATGCCGTCGTACCGCGGGATGGCCGCAAGCCTGATTGACGGCATCGGGGTAAGCATCCCCGGGATTGTCGACGTGGCGGCTGACGTGCCGCTATGGACCCTGCAGGGTCAGACGCACACGCTTGCGGAGTTGTGGGAGAGCGAGGATCTGCGGTGGCCGTTGGAGGATGCCGCGGTCATCACCGTCCCCCTCCCTGGCGGCCTCCCGGACGGGATACATGAGGTGTCGATCGATCTGCGGTTGCGGATGTCGTACATCCCGACCGAGCACCAGCCCAGCCGCTACCAGGTCACCAAGCACGTGACACTCTCGCCCGAGGCCGACGGTGCTCCGTTCAAATACGGCGTGAGTCTCTACAGCTTCATGGGCGACTACGGCACGGTGCTCGACCTCGAAACCGCGATGGCCGGCATTGCCGACATCGGTGCGACCGGCATCGAGATCCTCGGTGAGGGTCACATCCCGAACTACCCGAACCCGTCGCAGGAGTGGGTGAATGACTGGTTCCGCCTGCTCGAGAAGTACGGCCTCGAGCCCACGAACTACGGCTCCTGGATCGACACCCGGCTGCACTCCAGCGGCCCGAACGGCCGCGACATGACCGTCGAGGAGGGCGCGCAGCAGCTCCAGCGCGACCTGCGGCTCGCGAAGCGGCTCGGGTTCCGGTTCGTCCGCCCGAAGATCGGCGTCGTCTCCAGCGACCTGGTCCCGCACCCGATCTGGACCGAGGTCGTCGAGCAGTCCCTGCCGCTGGCCGAAGAGCTCGACGTGATCATCTGCCCCGAGATCCACTCGCCCACCCCGATCAAGCACGAGGTCGTCGACGAGTACATCGAATTCATCACGCGCACCGGGACCAAGCACTTCGGCATCCTGATCGACACCGGCATCTTCCAGGACCGCCCGATCCCGCTCAAGCCCGGCGAGCTGCCCGGCCGGCGCCCGGCGTTCCTGGACGGCATCGGGGTCGACCCGGCCGACTTCGCCCACGTCGCCGAGCACGTCGTGTTCATCCAGGCGAAGTTCCACGACATCGACGAGACCCTCGAAGACCAGCAGATCCCCTGGGAACCGGTGCTGCGCGCGATCCGCGACGCCGGCTACACCGGCTACCTCTCCAGCGAATACGAAGGCGAACGCGAGCCCTGGCGCTCGATCGAACAGGTCCGCCGCCAGCACTCCCTCATGCGCCAGGTCGCCGACAAACTCTGA
- a CDS encoding helix-turn-helix transcriptional regulator: MPANPDHWICQHGAMLNSIDDFADAVAGELRAQRARTNVTVAFLVTATGLSKSAVLHYLNGKRDIPIRSLARLCAAMDVTPSLIVARAEASNVNTR; encoded by the coding sequence ATGCCGGCGAACCCTGACCACTGGATCTGCCAGCATGGTGCGATGCTCAATTCAATCGACGACTTTGCAGACGCGGTCGCCGGTGAGTTGCGCGCCCAGCGCGCGCGGACCAATGTCACGGTCGCTTTTCTCGTCACGGCGACTGGTCTGTCCAAATCAGCGGTGCTGCACTACCTCAACGGCAAGCGCGACATTCCGATTCGTTCCCTCGCCCGGTTGTGCGCTGCCATGGATGTGACTCCGTCCTTGATCGTCGCGCGCGCTGAGGCCTCGAACGTCAACACGCGGTAG
- a CDS encoding alpha/beta hydrolase yields MTTTIPAPPFDAELGAALSIANFPATQTVEMIPILRQGFPGMKPVDELLDEYGVDRRDLTISGHGGADIDISILTPRNHEHAGPGIYYIHGGGMVSGDRFAGIHFCLPWAVEHDAVVVTVEYRLAPEHPDPIPVEDCFAGLQWLVEHADEVGVDHDRLLVFGGSAGGGLAAGTTLLARDRGIGGTLIGQVLMCPMIDDRDTTTSSKQIDGIGVWDRGSNVMGWTALLGDRRAGDDVSIYAAPARAADLSGLPPTFIDAGSAEVFRDEAVDYASRIWAAGGSAELHIWSGGFHGFEGFAPHAALSIASAAARDSWVARLLGV; encoded by the coding sequence ATGACAACGACTATCCCCGCTCCCCCGTTCGACGCCGAATTGGGCGCGGCCCTCTCAATCGCGAACTTCCCCGCAACCCAGACCGTCGAGATGATCCCGATATTGCGTCAGGGCTTCCCGGGGATGAAGCCCGTGGATGAGCTCTTGGACGAATACGGCGTTGACCGGCGCGACCTGACGATCTCTGGGCATGGCGGCGCTGATATCGATATAAGCATTCTCACGCCGCGCAATCACGAGCATGCCGGCCCGGGCATTTACTACATTCATGGCGGCGGAATGGTTTCGGGTGACCGGTTCGCGGGCATCCACTTTTGCCTGCCTTGGGCGGTCGAGCATGACGCAGTCGTCGTGACCGTCGAGTACCGTCTAGCGCCCGAGCATCCGGACCCGATCCCGGTTGAAGATTGCTTCGCCGGCCTGCAGTGGTTGGTCGAACATGCCGATGAGGTCGGCGTCGACCACGACAGGCTGCTGGTCTTCGGCGGCAGCGCTGGGGGCGGGCTCGCCGCCGGAACGACGCTGTTGGCCCGGGATCGAGGGATCGGCGGCACCCTGATCGGGCAGGTGCTCATGTGCCCGATGATCGACGACCGCGACACCACGACGTCGAGCAAACAGATTGACGGGATCGGCGTCTGGGATCGTGGATCGAACGTCATGGGTTGGACCGCGCTGCTCGGCGACCGCCGCGCCGGCGATGACGTTTCGATCTATGCCGCGCCCGCACGCGCTGCCGATCTCTCGGGCCTGCCGCCGACCTTCATCGACGCGGGCTCCGCCGAAGTGTTCCGTGACGAGGCCGTCGACTACGCATCGCGCATTTGGGCCGCCGGTGGTTCCGCGGAGTTGCATATCTGGTCAGGCGGATTCCACGGCTTCGAGGGCTTCGCACCGCACGCAGCCCTGTCGATCGCATCCGCGGCCGCCCGCGACAGCTGGGTTGCCCGCCTACTGGGCGTCTGA
- a CDS encoding nuclear transport factor 2 family protein, translating into MSDTTTAASLEEITAELARLRDEVGAARALAQRAEDRGQVENLFNRYMWLHNAFEDEQIIPLWVKEGTEGIRARYTNAGQYTTWQSVTDYHRGRPHPEGKLILHATTTPVIEVAADGETAKGVWMMAGTESGLTDPKVAEAFPDMYSPEEVLGKKVWAHWVWCKYAIDFLKQDGEWKFWKFRCYELARAPFEENWVSFGLKNQGAFDLDLMYFGDDGKPVFMPPADEPAPDKNHPYSPQTVQKLEPVPPVAHDRFTDTFA; encoded by the coding sequence GTGTCCGACACCACCACTGCGGCATCTCTCGAGGAGATCACCGCCGAACTCGCCCGTCTGCGTGATGAGGTCGGCGCTGCGCGCGCCCTCGCGCAGCGCGCGGAGGACCGCGGCCAGGTCGAGAACCTGTTCAACCGCTACATGTGGCTGCACAACGCGTTCGAGGACGAGCAGATCATCCCGCTGTGGGTGAAGGAGGGCACGGAGGGAATCCGCGCTCGCTACACCAACGCTGGCCAGTACACGACGTGGCAGAGCGTGACCGACTACCACCGCGGTCGTCCGCACCCGGAGGGCAAGCTGATCCTGCACGCGACCACGACCCCCGTGATCGAGGTCGCCGCCGACGGCGAGACCGCGAAGGGCGTGTGGATGATGGCCGGCACCGAGTCCGGGCTGACCGACCCGAAGGTCGCCGAGGCGTTCCCTGACATGTACTCGCCCGAAGAGGTGCTCGGCAAGAAGGTCTGGGCGCACTGGGTCTGGTGCAAGTACGCCATTGACTTCCTCAAGCAGGACGGGGAGTGGAAGTTCTGGAAGTTCCGCTGCTACGAGCTGGCCCGTGCGCCGTTCGAGGAGAACTGGGTCAGCTTCGGTCTGAAGAACCAGGGCGCCTTCGACCTCGACCTGATGTACTTCGGCGACGACGGCAAGCCCGTCTTCATGCCGCCCGCCGACGAGCCCGCGCCCGACAAGAACCACCCCTACAGCCCCCAGACGGTGCAGAAGCTCGAGCCCGTCCCGCCGGTCGCCCACGACCGATTTACCGACACCTTCGCCTGA
- a CDS encoding STAS-like domain-containing protein, protein MALHAQVSRIYDLRETTTLDFIRAIRNVPADDKLELDASNVAGIYPDGAVSFAAAYQHFRDKGVNVSVGAQSADLQRTHVFEPMTIDRFVRYETHLTHNVWMYRSEEEAQKIADKFVEALVDQVRCENGVVDTFNWCLYEVMDNVFQHSGAEAGFVMMQLHKSTRQCVIAIGDSGGGIQRSLALSPHEGVDRSKVRDARSAIEYAVQQGVTSKGKLNQGNGLYGLARASEINGGRLRIVSGRGTWSNDPDSPGSNDLNRPLLDASDNHATLVDWRLHCAAPVRIEDALGGRTAGGSFLEAIEAPEGYHRVGVLEIEEALGSRAKGAEVRTRLNNYLVAGADMIVMDFSGVGVISSSFADEVLGKLAVELGELEFRRRVFVDSASPTNRGLIERAIALRIESGM, encoded by the coding sequence ATGGCTCTACACGCACAGGTGTCGCGCATCTACGACCTTCGTGAGACTACGACTCTTGATTTCATTAGGGCGATTCGCAATGTGCCGGCCGACGACAAGCTCGAACTTGATGCCTCGAATGTGGCGGGCATTTACCCAGACGGCGCGGTATCTTTCGCTGCCGCCTACCAGCACTTCCGAGACAAGGGTGTCAACGTGTCAGTCGGTGCTCAATCGGCCGACCTACAGCGGACCCACGTTTTTGAGCCCATGACGATTGACCGCTTCGTCCGGTACGAGACACACCTCACGCACAACGTTTGGATGTACCGAAGCGAGGAAGAGGCTCAGAAAATCGCGGACAAGTTCGTCGAGGCTCTCGTGGATCAGGTGCGCTGCGAGAATGGCGTGGTCGACACCTTCAACTGGTGCTTGTACGAAGTGATGGACAATGTGTTCCAGCACAGCGGTGCCGAAGCTGGCTTCGTAATGATGCAGCTTCATAAGAGCACCCGGCAGTGCGTCATTGCGATTGGCGATAGCGGCGGGGGCATTCAGCGCTCACTTGCCCTTTCTCCACACGAGGGAGTCGACCGCTCTAAAGTCCGCGACGCCCGCAGTGCAATCGAGTACGCCGTCCAGCAAGGGGTGACGAGCAAGGGGAAGCTGAATCAAGGCAACGGCCTCTACGGGCTCGCGAGAGCATCGGAGATTAATGGAGGGCGTCTCCGGATCGTCTCCGGCCGCGGAACTTGGTCCAATGATCCGGATAGTCCCGGATCAAATGACCTCAATCGCCCGTTGCTCGATGCCTCAGACAATCACGCCACGCTTGTCGACTGGCGGCTGCACTGTGCTGCTCCAGTGAGGATCGAGGACGCACTCGGTGGTCGGACCGCTGGCGGGAGCTTCCTCGAAGCAATCGAGGCTCCAGAGGGGTACCACCGCGTGGGTGTACTTGAGATCGAGGAGGCCCTGGGTTCACGAGCAAAAGGCGCAGAAGTGCGGACGCGTTTGAACAACTACCTCGTCGCTGGTGCAGACATGATCGTCATGGACTTCTCGGGAGTGGGTGTCATCTCATCCAGCTTTGCCGATGAGGTACTAGGAAAACTGGCTGTCGAGCTGGGCGAGCTTGAGTTTCGGCGTCGCGTGTTCGTGGACTCGGCCTCTCCCACAAATCGTGGCCTGATCGAACGTGCCATCGCTCTCAGAATTGAGTCCGGCATGTAG
- a CDS encoding potassium channel family protein yields MYGPRLARWDKAAEWPLTIAAILFLIAYATQIIARPDGLLSVACELLLYVTWAVFVIDYLTRLVITESRWRWFYRHLLDLAIVVLPMLRPLRLMRFLTVLALIGRNTGNMLRGRVVIYTVGATVLTVLIASLAVFDAERGIGDIKTFPDAIWWAFVTITTVGYGDFYPITLTGRITAVGLMIGGLALIGVVTATLASWIVERVADQNTKTVHATEEQVEQLRLEISELKDLVRGLRPAG; encoded by the coding sequence ATGTATGGACCACGTCTCGCGAGATGGGACAAGGCGGCCGAGTGGCCGCTGACCATCGCCGCCATCCTCTTCCTCATCGCCTACGCGACCCAGATCATCGCTCGACCGGACGGGTTGCTCAGCGTCGCATGCGAGCTGCTCCTCTACGTCACGTGGGCGGTGTTCGTGATCGACTACCTCACCCGCCTGGTCATCACCGAGAGCCGGTGGCGGTGGTTCTACCGGCACCTGCTGGACCTCGCGATCGTCGTCCTGCCGATGCTGCGCCCGCTGCGGCTGATGCGGTTCCTGACCGTCCTCGCCCTCATCGGACGCAACACCGGCAACATGCTTCGCGGACGCGTTGTCATCTACACCGTGGGTGCCACCGTACTGACCGTGCTCATCGCCAGCTTGGCGGTCTTTGACGCCGAGAGGGGCATCGGGGACATCAAAACCTTCCCCGACGCAATCTGGTGGGCGTTTGTCACCATCACCACCGTCGGCTACGGCGACTTCTACCCGATCACCCTGACCGGAAGGATCACCGCGGTCGGACTTATGATCGGTGGGCTCGCGCTGATCGGTGTCGTCACCGCGACTCTTGCCTCCTGGATCGTGGAACGCGTCGCGGACCAGAACACCAAGACCGTTCACGCCACCGAAGAGCAGGTGGAGCAGCTCCGTCTCGAGATTAGTGAGCTCAAAGACCTTGTCAGAGGACTCCGCCCCGCCGGTTGA
- a CDS encoding TetR/AcrR family transcriptional regulator — protein sequence MVEATRAFGRAGFDGVTLQEIADACGISRQGLLHHFRSKEDLLMALLRQRDETDQELFQRVLRESGSPFQAIVAVVRANAAAPGITAMFTQLAAEAIRPEHPAHDFFHEVYTRIHQDLRVTLTDMQQRGTLVASIDTDQLASGLIALRDGLALQLFLRSETQSADEMTGTLETMFNLLVTQSSKRA from the coding sequence TTGGTCGAGGCGACCCGCGCTTTCGGTCGCGCAGGCTTCGATGGCGTCACGCTGCAGGAGATAGCCGACGCCTGCGGGATCTCCCGACAGGGGCTTCTCCACCATTTCCGGAGCAAGGAAGACCTCCTCATGGCGCTGCTACGCCAACGAGATGAGACCGATCAGGAACTGTTCCAGCGTGTGCTGAGGGAGTCCGGCTCGCCCTTCCAGGCGATCGTCGCCGTAGTGCGGGCAAATGCGGCCGCCCCCGGGATAACGGCCATGTTCACGCAACTCGCCGCAGAGGCGATCCGTCCCGAGCATCCTGCTCATGACTTCTTCCACGAGGTTTACACACGGATCCATCAGGACCTCCGCGTGACCTTGACCGACATGCAGCAACGAGGAACCCTGGTCGCCAGCATCGACACCGACCAGCTCGCATCCGGCCTCATCGCTCTACGCGACGGCCTCGCGCTTCAGCTCTTCCTTCGATCAGAAACGCAAAGTGCTGACGAGATGACAGGCACACTCGAAACGATGTTCAACCTCCTCGTCACGCAAAGCTCAAAACGCGCCTGA
- a CDS encoding FAD-dependent monooxygenase produces the protein MSEPLKVLIVGAGIGGLTTATALAQIGARVEVIDDKPEISVAGVGFGLRINGLRAVRDIGLLDKCLAMGHPAPGIDNYDAEGNLLSTMSYGSQDEGLPGCVTMSRVAFLELATQHALDNGCTFRMSTTVTDLTQDDDKAVVTFSSGDQDEYDLVLGFDGLNSQIRRDYFGEKYAPRPVGGVAWRAGLPNRRKIMQPIICQGYGGKIMLTPLSEDTMYMVLTVAEEGRPRYDTDYMAQIMHDRAVALTGGSEFLADALEDLLHAENVAYTPYSTVWVPYPWFRGRVMIMGDAAHTMTPYLGSGAAMSIEDGVVLAQELAKDQSLLDAQLNFMKRRLPRVRAVHDRSIESMLEEFDSVTPEAYRDRIEHLRRDEPIANEYANRLLRMPY, from the coding sequence ATGTCAGAGCCGCTGAAGGTCCTGATCGTCGGTGCCGGTATCGGCGGCCTGACCACCGCCACCGCCTTGGCCCAGATCGGTGCTCGGGTCGAGGTCATCGACGACAAGCCAGAGATCAGCGTCGCCGGCGTCGGCTTCGGCCTCCGCATCAACGGCCTCCGAGCGGTACGCGACATTGGCCTGCTGGACAAATGCCTCGCGATGGGCCACCCCGCGCCGGGGATCGACAACTATGACGCCGAGGGAAATCTGCTCAGCACCATGAGCTATGGGTCGCAGGACGAAGGCCTTCCGGGCTGCGTGACGATGTCGCGGGTCGCTTTCCTCGAGCTGGCCACACAACACGCCCTCGACAACGGCTGCACCTTCCGTATGAGCACGACCGTCACCGATCTGACGCAGGATGACGACAAGGCGGTGGTCACTTTCAGCAGTGGCGACCAGGACGAGTACGACCTCGTCCTCGGCTTCGATGGCCTCAACTCGCAGATTCGCCGCGACTACTTCGGCGAGAAGTACGCTCCCCGCCCGGTAGGCGGCGTGGCGTGGCGTGCGGGGCTTCCGAATCGACGCAAGATCATGCAGCCGATCATCTGCCAAGGCTACGGCGGCAAGATCATGCTCACGCCGCTGTCGGAGGACACGATGTACATGGTCCTCACGGTGGCCGAGGAGGGGCGCCCCCGGTACGACACGGACTACATGGCCCAAATTATGCACGATCGCGCGGTCGCCCTCACGGGAGGATCCGAGTTCCTAGCCGACGCACTGGAGGACCTCCTTCACGCCGAGAATGTCGCCTACACGCCCTACTCGACCGTGTGGGTACCGTACCCGTGGTTCCGCGGCCGCGTGATGATCATGGGCGACGCAGCACACACCATGACTCCGTACCTGGGGTCGGGAGCCGCCATGAGCATCGAAGACGGAGTCGTCCTCGCTCAGGAGCTCGCGAAGGATCAGTCTCTGCTCGATGCCCAGCTCAACTTCATGAAGCGTCGCCTGCCGCGCGTCCGCGCGGTCCACGACCGCTCGATCGAGTCGATGCTCGAGGAGTTCGACTCCGTGACGCCGGAGGCGTACCGCGATCGCATCGAGCACCTCCGCCGCGACGAGCCGATCGCGAACGAATACGCGAACCGCCTTCTGCGGATGCCGTACTGA
- a CDS encoding GH39 family glycosyl hydrolase: MSRTDESSPAGAPALASPTRVLVVDAGEESTFRPLNGVGGIPGPVAGYPQFPDMTPLWRDAGVTVVRSFDWVSRLDTRNNPTSLFPDWDAPVDDPASYNFAATDEWVESVHSAGAEVMFTLASSIPSNKLPAQDIDAYGRVVEHIVRHYSQGWAGGPSTPIRIYEFGDQPDFGPLHFAGRPEEFYAMYRAFCEAVRRVDPSLTVGGPALAFPLEADAPYREGFLEFVRENDLPLDFFSFLWFTDGSRDPLDYRYVSAELRALLDHHGFTNTDLTLCYWNYLAVPSSTAPAAEKGAFQAATAIYLQDTVIDHAFFFRADSGRDPHYGILDPGGVGTADDDPDERSRALALAGRALTGHRLAVTGGDESGLACAASRDGDVVRVLLANYVAPDVALIERTEDRFTFRIPIGAERIELGLTLPPQRSELASAGVASARIDIRNLPWPGRTVSVTRTSTTGAVEGPHDARVSDAGDIQLDLDLAPQSVYLVELQARWSDWR; the protein is encoded by the coding sequence GTGTCGCGAACCGACGAATCGTCCCCTGCCGGCGCTCCTGCGCTGGCTTCCCCCACCCGAGTGCTCGTCGTCGACGCCGGTGAGGAGAGTACCTTCCGGCCGCTGAACGGCGTCGGAGGCATCCCCGGGCCGGTCGCCGGTTACCCGCAGTTCCCGGACATGACGCCACTGTGGCGCGACGCGGGGGTCACGGTCGTCCGGTCGTTTGACTGGGTCTCACGGCTCGACACCCGCAACAACCCGACAAGCCTGTTCCCCGACTGGGACGCCCCTGTCGACGATCCCGCGAGCTACAACTTCGCAGCGACGGACGAGTGGGTCGAGTCGGTGCACTCGGCCGGTGCCGAAGTCATGTTCACGCTGGCCAGCTCGATCCCCTCCAACAAGCTCCCCGCACAGGACATCGACGCCTACGGACGCGTCGTGGAGCACATCGTGCGCCACTACTCGCAAGGATGGGCGGGCGGGCCGTCGACGCCCATCCGCATCTACGAGTTCGGGGATCAGCCCGACTTCGGACCCCTGCACTTCGCGGGGCGGCCCGAGGAGTTCTACGCCATGTACCGGGCGTTCTGCGAGGCGGTGCGCCGCGTCGACCCGTCACTGACGGTCGGCGGTCCGGCTCTCGCCTTCCCCCTCGAGGCCGATGCACCGTACCGGGAGGGCTTCCTCGAATTCGTGCGCGAAAACGACCTGCCGCTGGACTTCTTCTCCTTCCTCTGGTTCACGGACGGGAGTCGCGATCCCCTCGACTACCGCTACGTGTCCGCCGAACTGCGTGCGCTGCTCGACCACCACGGATTCACCAACACCGACCTGACGCTCTGCTACTGGAACTATCTCGCCGTTCCCAGCAGCACCGCGCCAGCGGCGGAGAAGGGCGCCTTCCAGGCAGCGACGGCGATCTACCTGCAGGACACCGTCATCGACCACGCGTTCTTCTTCCGCGCCGACAGTGGCCGAGACCCGCACTACGGCATCCTCGACCCGGGCGGCGTCGGAACGGCGGACGACGATCCCGACGAACGGTCCCGCGCCCTCGCCCTCGCCGGACGAGCACTCACGGGTCACCGCCTCGCGGTCACGGGTGGGGATGAATCGGGTCTCGCCTGCGCGGCCAGTCGGGACGGAGATGTCGTCCGCGTGCTCCTGGCCAACTACGTCGCCCCCGACGTGGCGCTGATCGAAAGGACGGAAGATCGCTTCACATTCCGCATCCCCATCGGCGCTGAGCGCATCGAGCTGGGCCTCACCCTGCCGCCGCAACGGTCTGAACTCGCGTCCGCCGGAGTAGCATCCGCCCGCATCGACATCCGCAACCTTCCCTGGCCTGGGCGAACGGTAAGCGTCACGCGCACCTCGACGACCGGGGCAGTCGAGGGCCCACACGACGCACGGGTGTCCGACGCCGGCGACATACAGCTCGACCTCGACCTCGCACCTCAGTCGGTGTATCTCGTGGAGCTCCAGGCGCGCTGGTCGGACTGGCGGTAG
- a CDS encoding helix-turn-helix domain-containing protein: MQELIGRLTELDPEATETLRVVTYFDALMAAGLGVEAIVRAAAAMAGVPAGARTPRRFARFTPDGRRLHADPAVQGNQAIESMEVQVWIERVGEARPNDAMLLERFAVAAVTASRRDSPTRSSVDVAIDPTRSAQERESALGRVGLAPGTMVRVLLTPAGVTDKLPISTTTLTSAGVLSVFVARDRETVEVSRCGVGVRVRADQLPTSLRTAELAFRLTDDDTPVVDAESLGILLTAAAELLEASPPPPDVTALAQLDDRQRDVLHALVGSESVRAAAASLHMHHSTMQARQQAFESQLGYDPRSPIGRTRYELARLVLRLRGTGAG; the protein is encoded by the coding sequence ATGCAGGAATTGATCGGAAGGCTGACGGAACTTGATCCGGAGGCGACGGAGACACTTCGGGTGGTCACGTACTTCGATGCGCTAATGGCTGCTGGACTCGGGGTCGAGGCGATCGTGCGCGCAGCCGCGGCGATGGCAGGAGTGCCGGCGGGAGCGCGCACGCCGCGCCGCTTCGCGCGATTCACTCCGGACGGGCGTCGGCTCCACGCGGATCCGGCTGTGCAGGGCAACCAGGCTATCGAGTCGATGGAGGTCCAGGTGTGGATCGAGCGCGTTGGTGAGGCGCGGCCCAACGACGCAATGCTCTTGGAGCGATTCGCGGTCGCCGCGGTGACCGCCTCGCGGCGTGATTCGCCTACACGATCGTCTGTGGACGTCGCGATCGACCCGACGAGGAGCGCGCAGGAGCGTGAGTCGGCGCTGGGACGTGTAGGCCTCGCACCCGGGACGATGGTGAGGGTCTTGCTGACGCCGGCGGGCGTCACTGACAAGTTGCCGATCTCCACCACTACCCTCACCTCGGCCGGCGTTCTGAGCGTTTTCGTCGCTCGAGACAGGGAGACGGTGGAAGTATCGCGCTGCGGCGTCGGCGTTCGCGTTCGCGCGGACCAACTCCCTACCTCGCTTCGCACGGCTGAGCTCGCGTTTCGGCTCACGGATGACGACACTCCTGTTGTGGATGCGGAGTCCCTAGGCATCCTCCTCACCGCCGCGGCGGAGCTGCTTGAAGCTAGTCCGCCGCCTCCCGATGTCACGGCCCTGGCGCAGCTTGACGATCGCCAACGCGACGTCCTGCACGCGCTGGTCGGTTCGGAGAGCGTGCGCGCTGCAGCCGCCTCGCTGCACATGCACCACTCGACGATGCAAGCGCGTCAGCAGGCGTTCGAGTCGCAGCTCGGGTATGACCCGCGTTCGCCAATTGGGCGAACGCGCTACGAGCTTGCCCGCCTCGTGCTCCGGCTGCGGGGCACCGGGGCGGGATGA
- a CDS encoding thermonuclease family protein: MLITGIVGLVRNKPTWLRLRSRKVATWVTAVAAVGFLMTGSLANVVLTRSPETEAREFVSIPTTSASATPTPTPTPTDVAVTLVAVVDGDTIDTSGGTVRLIGIDSPEEGAWGYAEASAELAAFLATGPITLVSVDGRDDTDQYGRLLRYVRVGGQDAGSHMLSTGRAIARYDGRDGYGTHPLQSEYIGLDGVHEMPAQPAPEPDPAPAEPAPAEPVPFVEPAAPATDPQFRTCGEANDNGYGDYQAGVDPEYNWYQDRDNDGWVCER, translated from the coding sequence GTGCTCATCACGGGGATCGTCGGCCTTGTGCGCAACAAGCCGACCTGGCTGCGGTTACGAAGCCGCAAGGTCGCGACCTGGGTGACCGCGGTCGCCGCCGTGGGATTCCTGATGACAGGTAGCCTCGCGAACGTCGTGCTCACGCGGTCCCCGGAGACCGAGGCCAGAGAGTTCGTCTCCATCCCGACGACCTCCGCCTCAGCCACGCCCACCCCGACGCCCACACCGACGGACGTTGCGGTGACCCTCGTCGCAGTGGTCGACGGCGACACCATCGACACCAGCGGAGGCACCGTGCGCCTCATCGGAATCGACTCGCCTGAGGAAGGAGCATGGGGATACGCAGAAGCATCCGCGGAACTCGCCGCCTTCCTCGCAACCGGGCCAATCACGCTCGTGTCCGTCGATGGCCGCGACGACACCGACCAGTACGGCCGGCTGCTTCGGTACGTCAGAGTCGGCGGTCAGGACGCCGGTTCCCACATGCTCAGCACAGGGCGGGCGATCGCCCGATATGACGGCCGCGACGGCTACGGCACCCACCCTCTCCAGTCGGAGTACATCGGCCTGGATGGTGTGCACGAGATGCCCGCTCAGCCCGCGCCGGAGCCGGACCCCGCGCCGGCCGAGCCCGCGCCCGCCGAACCGGTGCCGTTCGTCGAACCGGCCGCACCAGCTACTGACCCGCAGTTCCGCACCTGCGGCGAGGCCAACGACAACGGCTACGGCGACTACCAGGCCGGGGTGGACCCTGAATACAACTGGTATCAGGATCGCGACAACGACGGCTGGGTCTGCGAAAGGTAG